From a region of the Hemibagrus wyckioides isolate EC202008001 linkage group LG06, SWU_Hwy_1.0, whole genome shotgun sequence genome:
- the LOC131354982 gene encoding trace amine-associated receptor 13c-like, translating to MSVFVNLTEFNQSDRCEHFSCPERSVSPAVYILLYVCSAAVVLLTVCGNLLVIISVLHFKQLHTPTNMLVLSLAVSDFLIGALVMPPVFIWAIESCWIFDKGYCISFLMISYVLTSLSIYNIALIAVDRHVALSNPFLYTNTISKQTMSIVVFSNWSASLGYNISLCYFNVSFSSCPGECYLFLDEVWSVIDLLVTFIFPLSVIIIFYTRVFVIAKKHATAIRELNNHTRPKTQKITSHSMKSERKAAKVLGILVSVFLVCLLPYFIYSLLGDVIELQAETFVKVFIVLYLNSTINPVIYALFYPWFRRCIKFIITLQIFQTDSALINVLS from the coding sequence atgtctgtatttgtgAACCTGacagagtttaatcagtctgatcgctgtgagcatttctcctgtccagagagatctgtatctcctgcagtttatatcttactgtacgtgtgttcagctgctgtggttctgctaacagtgtgtggaaatctgctggtcatcatctctgttcttcacttcaagcagcttcacacaccaaccaacatgctggtgctctctctggctgtgtcgGATTTCCTCATTGGAGCTTTAGTGATGCCACCGGTGTTTATCTGGGCCATAGAGTCATGCTGGATATTTGATAAGGGGTATTGCATCAGTTTTTTGATGATTTCTTATGTTCTTACAAGCTTATCCATCTATAATATCGCTCTGATTGCTGTAGATCGGCATGTGGCTCTTTCAAACCCTtttctctacacaaacacaatctctaAGCAGACAATGAGCATTGTGGTTTTTTCCAACTGGTCTGCTTCTCTGGGGTATAACATATCACTCTGTTATTTCAATGTAAGCTTCTCAAGTTGTCCTGGAGAGTGTTATCTTTTTCTGGATGAGGTTTGGTCTGTAATTGATCTTTTAGTAACATTTATATTTCCACTTTCTGTCATAATCATATTTTATACTCGAGTTTTTGTGATTGCTAAGAAACATGCCACTGCTATCAGAGagcttaataatcacacacgacctaaaacacagaaaatcacctcacactccatgaaatctgagagaaaagcagctaaagtcctcggcattttagtgtctgtgtttctggtgtgtttacttccatattttatttacagtttattagGTGATGTTATTGAACTTCAGGcagaaacatttgtgaaagtCTTTATTGTGCTTTATCTTAATTCAACCATTAATCCAGTTATTTATGCTCTGTTTTACCCGTGGTTCAGGAGGTGCATTAAATTTATTATAACTTTGCAAATATTTCAGACAGACTCTGCATTAATCAATGTTCTTTCATAA